A window of the Gossypium arboreum isolate Shixiya-1 chromosome 2, ASM2569848v2, whole genome shotgun sequence genome harbors these coding sequences:
- the LOC108482252 gene encoding uncharacterized protein LOC108482252: MAAEDNLDLSTLQSQLSETHELWKQEIEKRRGQVDVLQAKIMEVKASIQGSEEESKKELDVLWRRVETTATLLTYLKSKARVMAVPDLAHKSCGIKLLDGVGLVDKEGTPLSSWSRSVDLSSFDCLDDETWIGISRQQGSLDEKDGAYIGELIKSVQMVTDVMEVLVKRVIMAESETALEKEKASLGQEEIKRKAVQIENMSVKLEEMERFALGTNSILNEMRQRVEDLVEETSRQRQRAAENEQELTLVKQDFESLKSYVSSLISVRETLLSSEKQFQTIERLFERLVAKTTQLEGEKKQKETEVQKLMEENVRLTALLDKKEAQLLAMNEQCKVMALSASNI; encoded by the exons ATGGCAGCCGAGGACAATTTGGACTTGTCAACTCTGCAATCTCAGCTTAGTGAAACTCATGAACTGTGGAAGCAGGAGATTGAAAAACGTCGAGGCCAAGTAGACGTGTTGCAAGCCAAAATTATGGAGGTAAAGGCTTCTATACAAGGGTCGGAAGAGGAGTCGAAGAAGGAGTTAGATGTTCTTTGGCGAAGGGTAGAAACTACCGCGACTTTATTGACTTACTTGAAATCAAAAGCAAGAGTAATGGCTGTTCCCGATTTAGCTCATAAATCGTGTGGCATCAAATTATTAGATGGGGTAGGGCTTGTAGATAAAGAAGGTACACCACTATCTAGCTGGTCAAGGAGTGTTGATCTCTCTTCATTCGATTGTTTGGATGATGAAACGTGGATCGGAATTAGTAGACAACAAGGTTCTTTGGATGAAAAAGATGGAGCTTATATCGGTGAATTAATTAAGTCCGTGCAAATGGTCACGGATGTAATGGAAGTTCTTGTTAAGAGGGTCATTATGGCTGAATCCGAAACTGCTCTCGAGAAAGAAAAGGCGAGTTTAGGTCAGGAAGAAATTAAACGGAAAGCGGTCCAAATAGAGAATATGTCTGTGAAGTTAGAAGAGATGGAAAGGTTTGCTCTCGGTACGAATAGTATTCTTAACGAAATGAGACAGAGGGTTGAGGACTTGGTCGAAGAAACTTCGAGACAGAGGCAACGAGCTGCTGAAAACGAACAGGAGCTTACTCTTGTGAAGCAGGATTTCGAGTCCTTGAAATCTTATGTTAGTAGTCTCATTAGTGTAAGAGAAACTCTTCTTTCATCGGAGAAGCAGTTTCAAACCATCGAGCGGCTCTTTGAACG ACTAGTTGCAAAGACAACGCAGCTCGAGGGCGAGAAAAAGCAGAAAGAGACTGAAGTTCAGAAGCTTATGGAAGAGAATGTGAGGTTGACCGCACTTCTCGACAAGAAAGAAGCTCAACTTTTGGCCATGAATGAACAATGCAAAGTAATGGCCTTAAGTGCTTCAAATATATGA
- the LOC108482269 gene encoding 60S ribosomal protein L8-3 gives MGRVIRAQRKGAGSVFKAHTHHRKGPARFRSLDFGERNGYLKGVVTDVIHDPGRGAPLARVVFRHPFRYKKQKELFVAAEGMYTGQFVYCGKKATLVVGNVLPLRSIPEGAVVCNVEHHVGDRGVFARASGDYAIVISHNPDNDTTRIKLPSGSKKIVPSGCRAMIGQVAGGGRTEKPLLKAGNAYHKFRVKRNCWPKVRGVAMNPVEHPHGGGNHQHIGHASTVRRDAPPGQKVGLIAARRTGRLRGQAAATAAKADKA, from the exons ATGGGTCGTGTCATACGAGCTCAACGTAAGGGTGCCGGTTCGGTCTTCAAGGCCCATACCCACCACCGGAAGGGTCCCGCCCGTTTCCGCAGCCTCGACTTCGGTGAACGGAACGGTTACCTCAAAGGTGTCGTCACCGACGTCATTCACGACCCTGGACGTGGCGCTCCGTTAGCCCGCGTCGTTTTCCGCCACCCTTTCCGTTACAAGAAACAGAAGGAATTGTTCGTCGCCGCCGAGGGTATGTACACCGGACAGTTCGTGTATTGTGGTAAGAAAGCTACCCTTGTGGTTGGAAATGTGTTGCCCCTTAGATCTATCCCTGAAGGAGCTGTCGTTTGCAACGTTGAGCACCATGTTGGTGACCGTGGGGTTTTCGCTAGAGCTTCTGGGGATTATGCTATTGTTATTAGTCACAACCCTGATAATGATACCACCAG GATCAAGCTTCCATCTGGTTCTAAGAAGATTGTTCCAAGTGGCTGTCGTGCGATGATTGGCCAAGTTGCAGGTGGTGGTAGGACTGAGAAACCTCTCCTCAAGGCTGGTAATGCTTATCACAAGTTTAGAGTGAAGAGGAACTGCTGGCCTAAGGTGCGTGGTGTAGCTATGAACCCTGTTGAGCATCCCCATGGAGGTGGTAACCATCAACACATCGGTCATGCTAGTACTGTTAGGCGTGATGCTCCTCCTGGACAGAAAGTTGGTCTTATTGCTGCTAGGAGAACTGGTAGGCTCAGAGGACAAGCTGCTGCTACTGCTGCCAAAGCTGACAAGGCTTAG
- the LOC108482277 gene encoding uncharacterized protein LOC108482277, with protein MGASESALLGSSSSSSDQISTISKRSETIDPVLEKLKSLKITSPILTAPPTEGSLTDILVRKPSSSSAQGTVNPKVLLELFSMYRDWQEEKAREISKKQEEIENKIEVADALAVKLLQRFNYSVSTMKTTSQHFSEVHTLQVELGDLKGRLTEVLSNCDSLCKRIAAEGPEPLRSSIKPFAVATANLTANQRVEPTNQSSIPIEDKLE; from the exons ATGGGTGCCTCTGAATCTGCCCTACTAGGTTCTTCATCG AGTTCGAGCGATCAAATCAGTACAATTTCAAAGCGATCGGAAACAATCGATCCCGTTTTAGAGAAGCTCAAATCCCTTAAAATT ACGTCTCCGATACTGACGGCGCCGCCGACGGAGGGTAGCTTAACTGACATTTTAGTGAGAAAACCATCATCATCTTCGGCTCAAG GTACTGTGAATCCGAAGGTGTTGCTGGAGCTTTTCTCAATGTATCGTGATTGGCAGGAGGAGAAGGCTCGAGAGATTAGCAAGAAACAG GAAGAGATAGAAAACAAAATAGAAGTTGCAGATGCTTTGGCAGTTAAACTTCTCCAACGTTTTAATTACTCAGTTTCCACGATGAAGACAACTTCACAACATTTCTCAGAAG TTCACACATTGCAAGTGGAGCTTGGGGATCTTAAAGGAAGGTTAACTGAAGTGCTTAGCAATTGTGACTCATTGTGCAAGAGAATTGCCGCGGAGGGGCCAGAACCTCTTCGATCGTCCATCAAGCCATTCGCAGTTGCCACTGCAAACTTGACAGCAAATCAAAGAGTTGAACCTACAAATCAAAGTTCAATACCTATAGAAGACAAATTAGAGTGA